A stretch of DNA from Kazachstania africana CBS 2517 chromosome 3, complete genome:
atatcatcTCTATATTGCGAattatcaagaaagaaaaggataaatggaatatttcatcaatgTTAAACGCTAAGCGTCAATTAACATTCTATCGTGCTTTATCAGCCGGTGTGAAACATTATTCATTCCTTAAGAAGCCTCAACTGGatgtcaaatttattatagCGAACTTGGATAAATTTGAGGAGTCGATAAAGAAAAGGGAGTTGATACAAGCTCCAcatttattaaataaattacACGAGTTACCATTATTCTATGACAGGTTGAGACAGATAAAACAACAAATTAACGATATTCAAAAGGTTAGAAATCAACTTGAATCTGAAGTCAAAAATGATAAGAATAGACTCCCGACGCTTTTGCAGGAGAttcagaaattgaaagCACAACATAAAGAAAAGTCAGAACAATTAACAAGAGTATCTACTGAAATAGCTGAAATTACCACTTCTCTCCCGAATATTCTACATCCAAGTGTTCCTGCGACAACACCACAAATTGTGCAATGGCTAAATAGACAGCAGTCCTCATTTTTACGAAACTCAGAATCTCATGTCGATATAATGACCAGAAAAGGTATGTTGGACTTACAAAAGGCTGCTAATACCAGTGGAACATCGtcatattatttgatgaaCGATGGTGCTAGACTAGAACAAGCCTTGATTAACTACTGCATCGATGTTGTCACTAAACATGGGTTTGCTTATGTGATTCCCCCCTCATTGACTAGGTTGGAAACAATTGACTCGTGTGGATTTAGACCCAGAGATATGAATGGAGAGAAACAGATCTACAGTGTAGGAAATGAATTCGGATTGGTCGCAACATCAGAGATAACGTTAGCGGCATTTTATGCTAATGAGAGCATCActtttaagaaaaatgagTATGTGAAAAAGATAGCTGGCTTGAGTAGGTGTTACAGGGCAGAGGCTGGTGCTAGGGGGAAAGACACTAAGGGACTGTATAGGGTTCATGAATTCTCAAAGCTGGAGATGTTTTGTTGGTCAATACCTGATTATGCAGACGACGTGCTGgagttattgaaagatattcAAATAGAGATCATTCAATCACTGGGCTTGTATGCTAAGGTGATCAATATGCCAGCCAATGATCTGGGAAACCCAGCAtctaaaaaatatgatattGAAGTTTGGATGCCAGGAAGAGGTCAATTTGGTGAAGTAAGTAGTGCGTCAAACTGCACAGATTTTCAAAGCAGAAGATTGAATACTAAATTcagaaatgaagaaaagaattattcTTATGTTTATACTTTGAATGGCACGGCGGTAGCTATTCcaagaattattattgcGATTATAGAAAACTTCTACGACGCAAATTCTGGTAAAATACACATTCCAAGCTGTTTGAGAAAGTATATGGCGGATAGAGAATATATCTGATGTTTTCAACCTGTCATTAATATTCTTGTACtctgtaaatatatattatcattttgcTTAgagattttattttctcaTGAGCGCGCTAACTtgagaaattcaaattggATGGAAATTAAACaatttaaatcaaatatatagTAATTAATATATCTGAGTAAAATTAAGGTACATATAGATAACCATGCTGTTATTAGCTTTAGGTGATGCACATATACCAGATAGAGCAATTGTATGTGGTTTTGTGAGTTTAGATCACGTTTTAACCTAAGTCGATTACTAACAAGCGAACCCCTGTTTTAAAACTAGGATATTCCActaaaattcaaaaaactACTAAGTATACCTGACAAGATTGCACATGTTGCTATACTTGGGAATAGCACACGATCTTCAGAATTTCTCGATTTTGCAAGGCTAGTTTCAAGTAATATCACCATTGTACGTGGCGAACTGGATAATGCTACCATACGAGATGTGACCGACGAAGGCAGTAAAGCAGAAGTAACACTACCTGTCAATGCAATAATAAAACAAGGACAGTTCAAAATTGGTTGCTGTAGTGGGTATAATGTAGTACCGAAGAACGATCCGCTTGCCCTTCTAGCACTAGCACGTCAATTAGATGTCGATATATTGCTATGGGGAGGCACCCATAATGTGGAGGCTTATACACTAGAAGATAAGTTTTTTGTTAATCCTGGTAGTTGTACAGGTGCTTTAACAACAGATTGGCCAGTCACTTCCACTTTAGCTCAGCCATCTTCAGACAAGGCTTCTTTAAAGGAAACTGAAAAACTAGGCAAGGAGAAAGAAGATCCACAACCTGACACATCTGATAAAGACATGGAGGAAAGTGAGGAAAAATCAACAAAAACAGGACAGGAAGAAGAGAGAGAACTTGAGGAAGAAGACATAGAAATTTcagaatttgatttgaCCGGATCTAATGTTCCAAGTTTCTGTCTGTTGGATATACAAGGCAATACATGTACGCTGTACATCTACATGTAcattgataatgaagtcAAAGTCGATAAAGTGGTATACGAAAAGTGAGGCACTATTCTCTAATATAAGTCATATAGATGTGTGTTGAATTGAACCCTAACGGCATGTAACTTACGCTGACGTCTAAAATGACGCTTTTATATGCATTCTTTTTGCTTAAAccacaatttttcaaaatgctcgaaagaaaaattactaTATAAAAGcgttgaatttttttgaaatttgtgAGAATTATTCTTTTGTTACAATTTTAATACTTCTTAAAAGAAGTAGGAAgttttttccttttattTTAGTGATGATTGTGAGTGCATTTGGCTCGAGACGTTCCTTTTTGGAGCATCGGTGTGGAAAAACTCAAGCTAcctatttttcttattgtCTGACATTTTACAATGGAAAAACTTCCTTTTATTGAGAACCGTAGACGaagtaaattttcttgaacaCGTAGAGAGTATTATTTTGGTTAATGAGATTAATAAATCAATATGCTTActtgtatatatacattATAGAACGAAATGTTAGTGCCGAACGATCTTACAATAAACCGTAGAACGGTTATGGTGAAATGGAATGTATGCTTCCTTCGACAATGTTATAGTTGCTGATACAATCAAACTGTGATATTAGTCAAACCTTCGTTAATCAAACCTTCTAAAAGATCACTTTCCAAATCGTCTTTGGGTCCATTCTGTACTTTCTTACCATGAACGAAATTGcttattttcaattcatctaaatctaaaattttcttcatagCATAGGCATCTTCTCCATCTTGATAATAGCTGCTTTCGATTTTCAAGACTCCAAATTCTAAAGCGTCCCTGTACAGGTGTAAAGCAGCTCTATTACTTTGTCTAACATGTAACGAAACATATTCAGCGTTGTAAACCTCTCTTAAAGCAAAAAGAGCTTGCCTCATCAACTTTTCTGCAATACCCATCCTTCTATATGTTCTCATCACACTAAGTGAGGTGATGTGGCCATTTGGTGGTTCGCTTGCTTGATCTGGATCATCGTTCATTTTAGCCAAAACGTACCCTACTAATCTTTCTCCCGGGTTCACATATGTTGGATCAAGTTTGATACTACTGCCACTCTGATTTTCCAAAGTCAAAGAACCAGCTTCATCTTCCATGTCACAATCTGTGGTAGTAGCAACGAACGATGCTTCAGGCCATGATAAAATGTGATACATATAATACTTCatcatataattttcagGTAAATTGTGCAAATTGGCATTTTGCATACAGATTATGTCATCTATAGTCGCCCTTCTGATAGTAACTGGCATTGTAGGTCCTATATGTAGTCGGTATCAGCTTTCTTTGTCAAAGAAGCTTACATAAGTTTTTctaacaaaaattttataggTTTGTTAAGCTCGCTTTGCGACAGatatttttggaaaatgtaACAAACTCTTAGCGCCATAAAATATCCAATATTCAAAAGTGCTAAAAGAAAGGGGACTCATCAATAGAAGAGTGGTATAGATCTTGTGGATAGTTGAAGccaaattttgtaattcaaATAAGGTTTGAAAAAAAGGTCCTAACTATGTCTGAGAAGTATTCGAAGGAGCGTAACGTTTCAAAACCGTTGCGTGACAAGATTACAAATATTAATCATTCACCAAATAAGCCATCAGTAAATATGAGAAAGCGGGAAAAAAGTAGAGAGGAGTTTCGAGGTTCTCGTAAGTTATCCAAGACAAGTCATAACGAACTGAGAGAAGGCGCTACAAAATTTCTCGATGGTGTCAGTGATTCTGAAAGCGATCATAAtaggaaaaggaaaattgTTGGTGATGACGCGTTCACTACACCAAGTAAAAGAGTTAAAAAGGTGTGTGATCCGGGaaataaatcattaaaatttgatgactTCGACCAGCCTCCAGATTCCACGTCAACACCTGTGCTTTCGAATAATGTCACGTTAGATAGTGAGTTACGAAGGGGTATCTGTAATTCCCACAATGATATGTTGCATCAACAGCAAAGTTATATGATAACTAACCAAAACTCCCATATATGCAGTCAAATTTATACATCAGTTTTGGTCCCTTGTATTCCATTTCCATATCCCTATCAAAGTCACCAAAATGTTGATGCTGAGTCtctttcaaagttttcaaCTGGTTCTGATCCATTTAATTTTGCAAATGATTCTCCACTATTGAATAAAGGCCCAAGAAAACAACCAAAAATTATGCCAATGtttcaattaaatcaaCCAAACTCTCCACCTCAATTACCCGTATATTATCCATTTTATGGTTCACAGCCGATGCAACGGTATGCGACCATCCCTCTAGCATTGACAAACAATGCTGGGCATGCTGAAGAAATTGCACAACATGAAAATACAGATACCCTTTCCTATAAATCCAGTGGAGGTAACGCCACCTATCAATATAGTAAAAATTCGAAAGATTGAGTTTTTATGTGCACTCGGGAATATTTGCTGATAGATATATAGTTATACATATTACATTAGAACTGATGACTcctgaaatcaaaaattttgtatatGTGTGTCACAGTATTAATAAGATTGAACAAGTATGGGTTTTTCGTTTCTTTTTAGCCCTATGTTGCTAGTTCTTGTACTCTACATTCATTCATAAAGCTTTTATCGAATGATTGTTATATCAAAATGGAGAAGgttataatattttaaaaatataaacaTTTTGGTAAGACTTTCCTTCATTAACCAAAGAAGAGATAGATCAGACGTGACAAACAAaacataaaaaaaaatatctgcCTTCtgaaaagtgaaaaaatatgaCGACAACTGCAGGACTCGAACCTGCGCGGGCAGAGCCCAAAAGATTTCTAATCTTTCGCCTTAACCACTCGGCCAAGTTGCCATATTATTTACAATCTTTTTTGTATCATAGACTGGGGAATACATCATTAGGCTTTGAGTTCCTGTGACAACTTTCTTAGAACCAAAATCTAGACACCCGCTGttcaatttatattttattaacttatatatttcacattattgaatttggttgaatattagtgaaaacttttcatagacgcaacttttgtcatcttgaagaattccacactagaaaaaggaattcgtcatatttatttgttttCCTTTCctcttctcttctttttcttttttttttaaattcaatttatatCATGTGGCGCGTGGGCCGGTCCGTCGACCCAACCTGACTCTGCGAGCACGG
This window harbors:
- the DIA4 gene encoding putative serine--tRNA ligase DIA4 (similar to Saccharomyces cerevisiae DIA4 (YHR011W); ancestral locus Anc_5.598) gives rise to the protein MLNAKRQLTFYRALSAGVKHYSFLKKPQLDVKFIIANLDKFEESIKKRELIQAPHLLNKLHELPLFYDRLRQIKQQINDIQKVRNQLESEVKNDKNRLPTLLQEIQKLKAQHKEKSEQLTRVSTEIAEITTSLPNILHPSVPATTPQIVQWLNRQQSSFLRNSESHVDIMTRKGMLDLQKAANTSGTSSYYLMNDGARLEQALINYCIDVVTKHGFAYVIPPSLTRLETIDSCGFRPRDMNGEKQIYSVGNEFGLVATSEITLAAFYANESITFKKNEYVKKIAGLSRCYRAEAGARGKDTKGLYRVHEFSKLEMFCWSIPDYADDVLELLKDIQIEIIQSLGLYAKVINMPANDLGNPASKKYDIEVWMPGRGQFGEVSSASNCTDFQSRRLNTKFRNEEKNYSYVYTLNGTAVAIPRIIIAIIENFYDANSGKIHIPSCLRKYMADREYI
- the ARD1 gene encoding peptide alpha-N-acetyltransferase complex A subunit ARD1 (similar to Saccharomyces cerevisiae ARD1 (YHR013C); ancestral locus Anc_5.600) — translated: MPVTIRRATIDDIICMQNANLHNLPENYMMKYYMYHILSWPEASFVATTTDCDMEDEAGSLTLENQSGSSIKLDPTYVNPGERLVGYVLAKMNDDPDQASEPPNGHITSLSVMRTYRRMGIAEKLMRQALFALREVYNAEYVSLHVRQSNRAALHLYRDALEFGVLKIESSYYQDGEDAYAMKKILDLDELKISNFVHGKKVQNGPKDDLESDLLEGLINEGLTNITV
- the SPO13 gene encoding Spo13p (similar to Saccharomyces cerevisiae SPO13 (YHR014W); ancestral locus Anc_5.602), which translates into the protein MSEKYSKERNVSKPLRDKITNINHSPNKPSVNMRKREKSREEFRGSRKLSKTSHNELREGATKFLDGVSDSESDHNRKRKIVGDDAFTTPSKRVKKVCDPGNKSLKFDDFDQPPDSTSTPVLSNNVTLDSELRRGICNSHNDMLHQQQSYMITNQNSHICSQIYTSVLVPCIPFPYPYQSHQNVDAESLSKFSTGSDPFNFANDSPLLNKGPRKQPKIMPMFQLNQPNSPPQLPVYYPFYGSQPMQRYATIPLALTNNAGHAEEIAQHENTDTLSYKSSGGNATYQYSKNSKD
- the VPS29 gene encoding retromer subunit VPS29 (similar to Saccharomyces cerevisiae VPS29 (YHR012W); ancestral locus Anc_5.599), which encodes MLLLALGDAHIPDRAIDIPLKFKKLLSIPDKIAHVAILGNSTRSSEFLDFARLVSSNITIVRGELDNATIRDVTDEGSKAEVTLPVNAIIKQGQFKIGCCSGYNVVPKNDPLALLALARQLDVDILLWGGTHNVEAYTLEDKFFVNPGSCTGALTTDWPVTSTLAQPSSDKASLKETEKLGKEKEDPQPDTSDKDMEESEEKSTKTGQEEERELEEEDIEISEFDLTGSNVPSFCLLDIQGNTCTLYIYMYIDNEVKVDKVVYEK